In Belonocnema kinseyi isolate 2016_QV_RU_SX_M_011 chromosome 4, B_treatae_v1, whole genome shotgun sequence, a single window of DNA contains:
- the LOC117171688 gene encoding ubiquitin-conjugating enzyme E2 R2 encodes MAQPTSSAVRALALEYKSLQEEPVEGFRVKLVNEDNMFEWEVAIFGPPDTLYQGGYFKAHMKFPPDYPYSPPSIRFKTKVWHPNVYENGDLCISILHPPVDDPQSGELPCERWNPTQNVRTILLSVISLLNEPNTYSPANVDASVMYRRWRDSKGRDKEYENIIRKQAQAAKTEAEKEGIVVPLTLEDYCIKTRERPVEHHLDMTDFYDDEYELDDEDDDDEQLSASDYEDGDDSGNGES; translated from the exons ATGGCGCAGCCAACGAGTAGCGCCGTCAGGGCCCTTGCACTCGAATACAAAAGTCTCCAAGAGGAACCCGTCGAGGGCTTCCGCGTCAAACTCGTTAACGAGGATAATATGTTCGAGTGGGAAGTTGCGATTTTTGGGCCACCAGACACTCTCTACCAGGGCGGCTATTTTAAG GCACATATGAAGTTTCCACCAGATTATCCCTACAGTCCACCAAGCATTCGCTTCAAGACGAAAGTCTGGCATCCTAATGTGTATGAG aatGGTGATCTTTGCATATCGATTTTGCATCCACCAGTAGATGATCCACAAAGCGGTGAGCTTCCATGCGAAAGGTGGAACCCTACTCAGAATGTTAG GACAATCCTGCTTTCTGTTATCTCGCTCTTGAATGAGCCAAATACATACAGCCCTGCCAATGTTGATGCATCGGTGATGTACAGACGTTGGCGCGATTCCAAAGGACGAGACAAAGAATATGAAAATATCATCAG AAAACAAGCGCAAGCTGCAAAAACGGAGGCAGAGAAGGAAGGAATCGTCGTACCCCTAACTTTGGAGGACTACTGCATAAAGACTAGGGAAAGGCCAGTGGAACATCATCTAGACATGACAGATTTTTACGATGATGAGTATGAGCTCGACGACGAGGACGACGACGACGAACAGCTGAGCGCTAGCGACTACGAGGACGGCGACGACAGCGGCAACGGAGAGTCGTGA